The nucleotide window TGAAGCTTTATCAGGTTCAAGTTCTAAAAGCTTCTCGGTAGCATACTTGCCAAATTGTAAATTTCGGTGTATCCTGGAAGCTCCAAGCAATGCACCCCATATTCTGGCAGTTGCCTTGATCTTCATATCCCTTACCATTTCAAAGGCTTCCTCTAACCTTCCTGCACGGCCAAGCAAGTCAACCATGCAAGCATAGTGTTCGGCTACAGGTTCAATAAGGTGAACTTCAGTCATGCTCTTAAACAGTTTTAATCCCTGATCAACCAGCCCACTGTGACTGCATGCAGACAACACCCCAACAAAGGTCACTTGATCTGGATTCACCCCTTCTGTTAGCATCTCTAGAAAGAGTGCTACTGCCTCTTTACCATATCCATTTAGAGAATACCCAGATATCAAAGAATTCCAAGAAACAATATCGCCATGATTGATATCTTCAAACACAAGATTAGCATTCGCAACCATTCCACATTTAGCATACATAGTAATCAGGGCATTGCTGACAAACAAATCACTTAGATAGCTAGTCTTCACAACCATTTGGTGAAGTTGCCTTCCCAGTCGAAAAGCTGCAAGATTGGCACATGCACTTAGACCACATGAAAAAGTTGACTGATCAAGCCTCTTTCCTTCCTGTCCCATAATCACAATACTCTTCAGTGCATCCAGATATAACCCGTTCTGCACATAACCTGTAATTAGAGAATTCCAAGAAACTATGTTCTTCTCCCCCATCTCCTCAAAGATTTGAAGTGCTTTGTCCATCTCCCCTACTTGAGCATAACCAGTAATCATAGTATTCCAAGAAACTACATCCTTGTTGGTCATGTTTCTGAAAAGAGATAGAGCTTCAACCATTCTGCCACACTGAGCATAGCCTGCAATCATGGTGTTCCAACAAACAACATCACGCGTGGCAATCTGATTGAAGATCTGACTTGCTTCATCCATCCTTCCATTATGAGCATATCCAGATATCATTGCTGTTTGTGCTGCAATGTTCCTGTACGGCATCCGGTTGAGCAACTGCCTTGCTTCGTCAAGCTTGCCAACGCGAACATACCCATTGATCATTGTAGTCCATGACACTGAATCCATCTCCGGCATATCCCTGAATATTTCAGCAGCCTTGTCAATTCGGCGGTCTTGTACATAGGCTGCAAGCATTACATTCCAAGCAACCACATTTCTACTCGGCATCTTCTCAAACAGATCCTCCGCCTGCGCAATCTTCCCATTTTGCGCAAACCCACACAACATTGTCACCCACGAAACAACATTAGGCTCCGGAATCTTCTCAAAAAACTTCCAAGCATTATCCAACTCACCAACCTGAACAAATCCATCCAGCATCAAATTCCACGAAACCACATTCCTCTCCGGCATCTCCTCAAAAAACTTCACCCCAAAACACATCTCCCCATTCTTAGTATACCCCGCTAGCATCGAATTCCAAGAAACTAAATTCTTCAccggcatttcatcaaacattcTCTTCGCATCCTCAAACCTCCTCTTCTTCACATACCCTGCAATCATGGCATTCCAACAAGCCGGGTCCCGCTTATCCGGAAGCAAACTGAACAGCTGTCTGGCTCTCTCAAGCTCGCCGTTGCGTGTGTAGCAAGTAATCATCAAAGTCCAAGAGAAAAGGTCTCTTTGTGGCATGTGAACAAAAAGCCCATAAGCATCCTCCACCATATTACTGTGCAGGTACCCTGCAATCATAGTGTTCCAAGAAACCAAGTTTCTGTGAGACATATTATCGAACAGGTGGCGCGCATGGCCGAGTCTACCATTCTTGGCGCAGGCGGAGATCATGGAGTTGTATGTGACGGTGTTCCTTTGAGTCATTTGCGAGAAAACTTTGACTGCTTCGTCGATTCGGCCTGACTTCCCCAACTGGGTAATCTTGAGATTTTGGATGAATACTTGGCTGCTGCCCTTTTCACCAATTGCTCTGGTCGTCATTGTCTTTTTACTGCATGCACTTGTTGCAACAAGCCACACAGGTGAATCACTTCGCCCAGCACATGTTCAAGCTCAAGTCAGCAATATTGGCATGCCTAACATATAGTGGAAATTCTTataaagcaacccaagaagtTGCTCTTGGTTATTACGCATGGGTGTTGGTTGAAGTGGACATTCTTTCTGATTTAccaacatgttttttttttatctttttctataaagaaagaaaattacaaacaaaacCCCCGAGAACAATCGCCCCCTAAAAAGATCAAACTGGAAGGCATTGCTGGAGGAAAGGAGCAACTGAGAAATCCAAACCGAATGAGAAAGCATAGGAAAGGAAACGCCCTAAAATCCTAGATTAACCAGGTTGTCAGCCAAAAGATTGGCCTCACGCCAAACATGACAGAAGGTGACCGAGGAAAAATGGTGTGTGAGCTCCATAATGTTTTGAAGAGCAAATTTGATTCGCCAAGGGGTAGAGGTTGGAGAGGGTCACTCATTGTTTTGAAGTTCGAATCGACTATGAAAAGTTGCCTTGGAAGTTTACACATTGTGGTTTTTTGGATCTCGACTATGAAAAGTTGCCCCGACTATGAAAAGTTGTGTGACTTTTTGGATCATTCGGTGGACCTCAGTCAATTTCTTCGAAAAAAGAATGAGGTCCTCCTGAGCAGTCACAGGTACAAATCACAACAACAGGAATATAGCAATCCTACTACCAGTGTTCGGAAAATTACACCAAATAGTTCCATTGTTGCCTCTCTAGCACTCCATTGGAAAAAATTGCAACAGGTGAGGTTGTGAATAAATTGCCTACTCATGCTCATTACCAGGCATCTTTAGAACTGATTAGGGACTCTTGATTCATTTTGAAGAAAACACCCAAGAATTAGAAGAACTTCCCCACGTTTAGATATGAACCaaccatgaaaaaaaaattaaaaaaaataaatcttaATTCCAAGTCTACTCCATTCAGATAACTAACCATGCATCTTTAGAACTGATTAGGGACTTTTGATTCATTTTGAAGAAA belongs to Rosa chinensis cultivar Old Blush chromosome 4, RchiOBHm-V2, whole genome shotgun sequence and includes:
- the LOC112198310 gene encoding pentatricopeptide repeat-containing protein At4g02750, yielding MTTRAIGEKGSSQVFIQNLKITQLGKSGRIDEAVKVFSQMTQRNTVTYNSMISACAKNGRLGHARHLFDNMSHRNLVSWNTMIAGYLHSNMVEDAYGLFVHMPQRDLFSWTLMITCYTRNGELERARQLFSLLPDKRDPACWNAMIAGYVKKRRFEDAKRMFDEMPVKNLVSWNSMLAGYTKNGEMCFGVKFFEEMPERNVVSWNLMLDGFVQVGELDNAWKFFEKIPEPNVVSWVTMLCGFAQNGKIAQAEDLFEKMPSRNVVAWNVMLAAYVQDRRIDKAAEIFRDMPEMDSVSWTTMINGYVRVGKLDEARQLLNRMPYRNIAAQTAMISGYAHNGRMDEASQIFNQIATRDVVCWNTMIAGYAQCGRMVEALSLFRNMTNKDVVSWNTMITGYAQVGEMDKALQIFEEMGEKNIVSWNSLITGYVQNGLYLDALKSIVIMGQEGKRLDQSTFSCGLSACANLAAFRLGRQLHQMVVKTSYLSDLFVSNALITMYAKCGMVANANLVFEDINHGDIVSWNSLISGYSLNGYGKEAVALFLEMLTEGVNPDQVTFVGVLSACSHSGLVDQGLKLFKSMTEVHLIEPVAEHYACMVDLLGRAGRLEEAFEMVRDMKIKATARIWGALLGASRIHRNLQFGKYATEKLLELEPDKASNYVLLSNMHAEAGRWDEVERVRVLMKESDTDKQPGCSWIEVRNQVHAFLFDDPVQPRTSEICSVLKSLTTEMTNTSSFMASYD